Proteins found in one Planctomycetes bacterium MalM25 genomic segment:
- a CDS encoding RNA polymerase sigma factor RpoE: MPPPYRILMTSHSGALTADLLNDARRGSEASLGRLMQLHANYLKLVVASQLDDRLRTRVSSSDVVQETFYEAHRDFPAFRGATPEEFLGWLRRILMNNLLRAVEQHVKTAKRDIRREVSIDRVPTGGERSATGLAGRLADGGDSPSKPLHRFENAERLSRMLAELPDDYREVLRLRHEECLDFATIGERMERSSGAVRMLWLRSIKRLRDRYGEEGTGEA, translated from the coding sequence ATGCCCCCACCTTACCGGATCCTGATGACGAGCCATTCGGGCGCCCTCACCGCCGACCTGCTCAACGACGCTCGGCGTGGCTCCGAGGCGTCGCTGGGGCGGTTGATGCAGCTCCACGCGAACTACCTGAAACTCGTCGTCGCCTCGCAGCTGGACGACCGGCTCCGCACCCGCGTCAGCTCGTCGGACGTGGTCCAGGAGACCTTCTACGAGGCGCACCGCGACTTCCCCGCTTTCCGCGGGGCCACGCCCGAGGAGTTCCTCGGCTGGCTGCGGCGGATCCTCATGAACAACCTGTTGCGGGCGGTCGAGCAGCACGTGAAGACGGCCAAACGCGATATCCGCCGCGAGGTCTCGATCGATCGGGTTCCGACCGGCGGCGAGCGCTCAGCGACCGGCCTGGCGGGACGTCTGGCGGACGGGGGGGATTCCCCCTCCAAGCCGCTGCACCGGTTCGAGAACGCCGAGCGGCTCTCGCGGATGCTCGCCGAGCTGCCCGACGACTACCGCGAGGTGCTGCGTCTCCGCCACGAGGAGTGCCTCGACTTCGCGACGATCGGCGAGCGGATGGAGCGATCTTCCGGCGCGGTGCGGATGCTCTGGCTGCGCAGCATCAAGCGGCTCCGCGATCGGTACGGCGAGGAGGGCACCGGTGAAGCCTGA
- a CDS encoding autoinducer-2 (AI-2) modifying protein LsrG, whose protein sequence is MSRLLPLAAALLALTSTLTPAAKADEGPLHPIAAEVAEQLADPDQPFTLIVNFSVQDAEKFIAVMTDPIVQTAKEEGNVNYRLSQSLKQPTEFTLYEQWQDLASLDSHLKQPYLVKLVKDFHEALAAPPKLTVQKTIQVGE, encoded by the coding sequence ATGAGCCGCCTCCTCCCGCTCGCCGCCGCCCTCTTGGCACTCACCAGCACGCTCACCCCGGCCGCGAAAGCGGACGAGGGGCCCCTGCACCCGATCGCCGCCGAGGTCGCTGAGCAGCTGGCCGATCCCGACCAACCCTTCACCTTGATCGTTAACTTTAGCGTGCAGGACGCGGAAAAGTTCATAGCCGTGATGACCGACCCGATCGTCCAGACGGCCAAGGAGGAGGGCAACGTCAACTACCGACTGAGCCAGAGCCTCAAGCAGCCGACCGAGTTCACGCTCTACGAGCAGTGGCAAGATCTTGCGTCGCTCGACAGCCACCTTAAGCAGCCTTACCTCGTAAAGCTGGTTAAAGACTTTCACGAGGCCCTCGCCGCGCCGCCCAAGCTCACCGTGCAGAAGACGATCCAAGTCGGGGAATAG
- the nei1_2 gene encoding Endonuclease 8 1, whose translation MPEGHTLHRLARDHGKLFVGERLAARSPQGRFADEAKRLSGRELLSVEAVGKHLFYRWGPNGRSKSETRLHIHLGLYGKFRLHTKRDAEGAWPEPRGAVRLRVEGDDATFDLNGPNTCELIDEAAYRHHVERLGPDPLRKDADPERAWSKIERSRSSIGGLLMNQEVIAGVGNIYRCEALHLLGIHPDRPGKEVGRNEFDRLWALLVDLMKLGVKHNRIIIADAGQFGKTPGRLTRDERLRIYKKPNCPVCGAAIDQWKIAGRKVYACGVCQD comes from the coding sequence ATGCCCGAAGGCCACACCCTCCACCGCCTCGCCCGCGACCACGGCAAGCTGTTCGTCGGCGAACGACTCGCCGCTCGCAGCCCGCAGGGGCGGTTCGCGGACGAGGCGAAGCGGCTCAGCGGGCGCGAGCTGCTCAGCGTGGAGGCGGTGGGCAAGCACCTCTTCTACCGCTGGGGCCCCAATGGGCGCTCGAAGAGCGAGACGCGGCTGCACATCCACCTGGGTCTGTACGGCAAGTTCCGGCTCCACACGAAGCGTGACGCGGAGGGCGCGTGGCCCGAGCCACGTGGCGCGGTGCGGCTGCGCGTCGAGGGCGACGACGCGACGTTCGACCTGAACGGGCCGAACACGTGCGAGTTGATCGACGAGGCCGCCTACCGCCATCACGTCGAGCGGCTCGGCCCCGACCCGCTGCGCAAGGACGCCGACCCGGAGCGCGCCTGGAGCAAGATCGAGCGCAGCCGCTCGTCGATCGGTGGCTTGCTCATGAACCAAGAAGTCATCGCGGGCGTGGGCAACATCTACCGCTGCGAGGCGTTGCACCTGCTGGGCATTCACCCCGATCGTCCCGGCAAGGAGGTCGGTCGGAACGAGTTCGACCGCCTGTGGGCGTTGCTGGTCGACCTGATGAAGCTCGGCGTGAAGCACAACCGGATCATCATTGCCGACGCCGGCCAGTTCGGGAAAACGCCCGGCCGCCTGACGCGTGACGAGCGGCTACGGATCTACAAGAAACCGAACTGCCCCGTCTGCGGCGCCGCGATCGACCAGTGGAAGATCGCCGGCCGGAAGGTCTACGCCTGCGGCGTCTGCCAGGACTGA